One window from the genome of Paramormyrops kingsleyae isolate MSU_618 unplaced genomic scaffold, PKINGS_0.4 ups223, whole genome shotgun sequence encodes:
- the LOC140587410 gene encoding uncharacterized protein, with translation MAQRMRIARAVSWTNDQYWGAWDLWDEVIDWGDKEGLEEYSPATPPTVQTGEVMGGLGGVTDWCKGGEGMSMKGSETLQSNYGLTSEEWEIYKTYYLQKKKKVRKNRSTQGIDEVKGAISGEKVELAEREKHVGVTSSVQVEATDLNVGINKMQNGSKGKQGEVGVNVKVVKVEGGIISLKAEDTKGNVKVEAVQVQVYLAGGTADSRGLI, from the coding sequence aatgagaattgcgagagctgtttcctggaccaacgaccagtactggggagcctgggacctgtgggacgaggtgatcgactggggagataaggaaggtttggaggagtactcaccagcgacaccccccactgtccagactggggaggttatggggggactgggaggtgtgactgactggtgtaagggaggggagggtatgagcatgaaaggctctgagactcttcagagcaattacggcctgacatctgaagagtgggaaatttataagacgtactaccttcagaaaaagaagaaggtcaggaagaataggagcactcaggggatagatgaggtaaagggtgcgattagtggggaaaaggtggagctggcagagagggaaaaacatgtgggggtgacctccagtgtacaggtggaggccacagacctgaatgtaggcattaataaaatgcaaaatggaagcaaggggaagcaaggtgaggtgggggtgaatgtgaaggtggttaaggtggagggggggataatttccctgaaggcagaggatacgaaaggaaatgtgaaggtggaggctgtgcaagtccaagtgt